One genomic region from Drosophila subpulchrella strain 33 F10 #4 breed RU33 chromosome 2R, RU_Dsub_v1.1 Primary Assembly, whole genome shotgun sequence encodes:
- the LOC119549148 gene encoding integrator complex subunit 8: MDDPLKPKPVPLAAETVLWFEFLLDPHKITHHLQRPHPEPSAIELIMQFISMTPDTAMASVVTPGSDLQSLNQAPPNSVPIPGVVGGATTPTAPIASGGVGMPHSPQRPAEQGLQLTRKQLALKILELKVATWLKWDLDALEKNLPVIMQLALLRDLCTISYGSPFSIPLPSDFDLKISTGGNERAARFALTIYHRLLLRLQLIKEQALKTPRPPNTMYQTVDQLQQFLDTPTQPSIEYLQQLCSSAKPFYVFHYDSFVTLQCDDLGTGQNYDLMHLITPQELRAQLHYELAQYYLYTKQYVLAREAAAACNSNLQAITPQTTLYFCHIRPVELEGLLQACGISAQEQTLLEKFQQSLLNNYADILPILRLDNRAREIPLMSRRQLELDIEGSLSTGLLKETVQLQLQVAALNVVRNIFEWGSIFGSVEYFEKYRELDCLPPLVEALQDVLPHCSLKEQAALKHFLLDCLLHQGGQSRQLLQTVRGFGIFSADELQDLDEQMLQAAPPVPTNSLASLSDWMCHSKMSRVDVGALERQLISCTNANTVRILLVKLCGTAPGKPLWAINPSWDVPQPLKTLIMAMPVSFLQDFSYVLLGKARELATRGNYIDAVSMLSVLKSETQRQEMAANVQLMCKLLTWEILHIQITQSLEEWHQKPLDLQSLGGRCKQCLGALQAGDSIIPRPDILESCAIMLLNLTEFPPLLYLDKRAGPLELPLAFAATFIEMEKMKGPKKVCRDAWELMLSMFLNVPKRGSSGVGGISSLQAFLQRVRHQSVFGLAISMIGKVHNILKDDPNHDLSCEYMQLWPTSINNPISYSLRSVCETLQWLLSEALSYYPQTISWLKMKGDLDLAIGNNESAMRCYVNALVTGTDYCTMPLQRNVADDYVIRKMIRCAANLGCHMQATVLCQFLDEIDYGIVFKNLSEKSSNFTDAMDAYYSCIWDTTLLEFIVNLHAKRGEHSRKLEAISMMGTLELNANNNEEIKRECAMVRKSRFLRALAKQYLL, encoded by the exons ATGGACGATCCGCTCAAGCCGAAGCCAGTGCCGCTGGCCGCCGAAACGGTGCTGTGGTTCGAATTCCTGCTCGATCCGCACAAGATAACGCACCACCTGCAGCGCCCGCATCCCG AGCCCAGTGCCATAGAGCTGATCATGCAGTTCATCAGCATGACGCCGGACACGGCGATGGCATCGGTGGTGACGCCCGGCAGCGATTTGCAGAGCCTCAACCAGGCACCACCCAATTCGGTGCCCATTCCCGGTGTGGTTGGTGGTGCCACAACGCCCACAGCTCCCATAGCCTCCGGCGGAGTGGGCATGCCCCATAGTCCACAAAGGCCGGCGGAACAAGGCCTGCAATTGACTCGAAAACAGCTGGCTCTCAAGATCCTGGAGCTTAAGGTGGCCACCTGGCTGAAATGGGACCTGGATGCGCTGGAGAAGAACCTGCCTGTGATTATGCAGCTGGCCCTGCTGCGCGATCTGTGCACCATTAGCTACGGCAGCCCATTTAGTATTCCCCTGCCCAGTGATTTTGACCTCAAAATTT CCACTGGTGGCAATGAAAGAGCAGCGAGATTTGCCTTGACCATATACCACCGCCTGCTGCTGCGACTGCAACTGATCAAGGAGCAGGCCCTCAAAACGCCACGTCCTCCTAATACCAT GTACCAAACTGTGGACCAACTTCAGCAGTTTCTGGACACACCCACTCAACCATCCATCGAGTATTTACAGCAGCTCTGCTCCTCGGCAAAGCCTTTCTACGTATTCCACTACGACAGCTTTGTTACCCTGCAGTGCGATGATCTCGGCACTGGCCAGAACTACGACCTTATGCACCTGATCACACCCCAGGAACTGAGGGCCCAGTTGCACTACGAGCTGGCCCAATATTACCTGTACACCAAGCAGTATGTTTTGGCCCGGGAAGCGGCCGCCGCCTGTAATAGCAATCTGCAGGCTATCACGCCACAGACAACGCTATATTTCTGCCACATACGACCGGTGGAGCTGGAGGGCCTACTCCAAGCGTGTGGGATCAGCGCCCAGGAGCAAACACtgttggaaaagtttcagcaaTCGCTGCTTAACAACTACGCAGACATACTCCCGATCCTGCGGTTGGACAACAGAGCGCGGGAGATTCCTCTAATGAGCCGGCGGCAACTGGAACTGGACATCGAGGGCTCCCTTTCCACGGGTCTACTCAAGGAAACAGTTCAGTTGCAACTGCAGGTGGCCGCCTTGAATGTGGTGCGTAACATCTTTGAGTGGGGCAGCATCTTCGGCAGCGTGGAGTACTTCGAAAAGTACAGGGAACTAGACTGTTTACCGCCGTTGGTGGAGGCTTTGCAGGATGTGCTCCCGCACTGCAGTCTTAAGGAACAGGCGGCTCTTAAACACTTCCTTCTCGACTGTTTGCTGCATCAGGGCGGGCAGTCGCGGCAATTGCTGCAAACGGTACGGGGATTCGGAATCTTCTCGGCCGATGAACTTCAGGATCTCGACGAACAGATGCTGCAGGCGGCGCCGCCGGTGCCCACCAACTCGCTGGCCTCGCTCTCCGACTGGATGTGCCACTCCAAGA TGAGTCGCGTGGATGTAGGAGCCCTGGAGCGACAACTGATAAGCTGCACCAATGCCAACACAGTGAGGATTTTGCTGGTTAAACTATGTGGCACTGCTCCTGGCAAACCCTTGTGGGCCATTAATCCCAGTTGGGATGTACCGCAGCCTCTGAAAACTCTTATTATGGCCATGCCAGTGAGCTTTCTACAAGACTTCAGCTATGTCCTGCTGGGCAAGGCGCGGGAATTGGCCACAAGGGGCAACTACATCGATGCCGTCTCCATGCTGAGTGTCCTGAAGTCGGAAACGCAGCGCCAAGAGATGGCGGCCAATGTTCAGCTGATGTGCAAGCTGCTCACCTGGGAAATCCTGCACATCCAGATAACACAGAGTCTGGAGGAGTGGCACCAAAAGCCCCTAGATCTGCAGTCCCTGGGAGGTAGATGCAAGCAATGCTTGGGCGCTCTGCAGGCGGGTGATTCAATCATCCCGCGGCCGGATATCCTAGAAAGCTGCGCCATTATGCTGCTCAACCTCACGGAATTCCCACCACTCCTTTACCTGGACAAACGGGCGGGTCCTTTGGAACTGCCGCTCGCCTTCGCCGCCACCTTCATCGAGATGGAGAAGATGAAAGGCCCCAAAAAGGTGTGTCGCGATGCCTGGGAACTTATGCTGAGCATGTTCCTTAACGTGCCGAAGCGGGGCTCCTCAGGAGTGGGCGGTATTAGCTCCCTGCAGGCCTTCTTGCAGCGAGTGCGCCACCAGAGCGTCTTCGGACTGGCCATTTCCATGATAGGCAAGGTCCACAACATCCTTAAGGACGACCCCAACCATGATCTTAGCTGCGAGTACATGCAGCTGTGGCCCACCAGCATTAACAA CCCCATAAGCTACAGTTTAAGGAGCGTCTGTGAGACCCTGCAATGGCTTCTTTCCGAGGCCTTGTCGTACTATCCTCAGACCATTTCCTGGCTGAAGATGAAGGGAGATCTGGACCTGGCAATCGGCAATAATGAATCCGCCATGCGGTGTTATGTAAATGCCCTGGTCACTGGCACGGATTACTGCACCATGCCGCTGCAAAGGAATGTGGCCGACGACTATGTCATCCGCAAGATGATTCGATGTGCCGCCAATCTCGGCTGCCATATGCAGGCCACCGTTCTGTGTCAGTTTCTCGATGAGATCGACTACGGCATTGTGTTCAAGAATCTCAGCGAGAAATCGTCGAATTTCACAGATGCCATGGATGCATATTACAGCTGCATTTGGGATACCACGCTGCTTGAGTTCATTGTCAATCTGCATGCGAAAAGAGGCGAACACAGCCGGAAACTTGAAGCG ATCTCTATGATGGGCACTCTGGAGCTGAATGCGAACAACAACGAGGAGATCAAACGTGAATGCGCCATGGTGCGGAAATCTCGATTCCTGCGCGCCCTGGCCAAACAGTATTTGCTGTAG